Proteins from one Pongo abelii isolate AG06213 chromosome 7, NHGRI_mPonAbe1-v2.0_pri, whole genome shotgun sequence genomic window:
- the LOC129060972 gene encoding carbonic anhydrase 1 isoform X2: protein MLHVAHWNSAKYSSLAEAVSKADGLAVIGVLMKVGEANPKLQKVLDALQAIKTKGKRAPFTNFDPSTLLPSSLDFWTYPGSLTHPPLYESVTWIIFKESISASSEQLAQFRSLLSNIEGDNAVPIQHNNRPTQPLKGRTVRASF, encoded by the exons ATG CTTCACGTAGCTCACTGGAATTCTGCAAAGTACTCCAGCCTTGCTGAAGCTGTCTCAAAGGCTGATGGTTTGGCAGTTATTGGTGTTTTGATGAAG GTTGGTGAGGCCAACCCAAAGCTGCAGAAAGTACTTGATGCCCTCCAAGCAATTAAAACCAAG GGCAAACGAGCCCCATTCACAAATTTTGACCCCTCTACTCTCCTTCCTTCATCCCTGGATTTCTGGACCTACCCTGGCTCTCTGACTCATCCTCCTCTTTATGAGAGTGTAACTTGGATCATCTTTAAGGAGAGCATCAGTGCCAGCTCAGAGCAG CTGGCACAATTCCGCAGTCTTCTATCAAATATTGAAGGTGATAACGCTGTCCCCATTCAGCACAACAACCGCCCAACCCAACCTCTGAAGGGCAGAACAGTGAGAGCTTCATTTTGA